From Micromonas commoda chromosome 3, complete sequence, a single genomic window includes:
- a CDS encoding 4-toluene sulfonate uptake permease (4-toluenesulfonate uptake), whose product MSAGLKTATTMSNIAKCVSAPLKPGWWKFTSATGASAGALSALTGLGGAVIFVPACKQLGMTAKKIIGTSVVAVTCATTAGSIAYTQNNVTDIPAAVAIGAVGAATTPIGQRIAKGVSGKTLRVWCGVALLACAPTAFMKKEKHESTQDADHIPGDIAETRAGGAAALALAGKADELVAKGGILSYLKSRSAAMAPAAATAATPDEKKQPTVPSVDESSAGETPAHSGSAIENTKMQFRERLDAAGGDYWQALLNEKDNLILGIAVGLLQGTVGIGGGVLVTTYMSVATDMEVHRICATALMATLVTNTAVCTHHFVNGNVRLRVAAVLGASAMAASYVTAKNVSLAVPEPVIRGFIAAALVASGVSMFR is encoded by the coding sequence ATGAGCGCGGGTCTtaagacggcgacgacgatgtcgaACATCGCCAAGTGCGTGAGCGCGCCGCTCAAGCCCGGGTGGTGGAAGTTCACCTCCGCCActggcgcgtccgcgggcgcgctctcCGCCCTGACGGGCCTGGGAGGGGCGGTGATTTTCGTCCCCGCGTGCAAACAGCTCGGCATGACGGCGAAGAAGATCATCGGCACCAGCGTGGTcgcggtgacgtgcgcgacgaccgcTGGAAGCATCGCGTACACCCAGAACAACGTCACCgacatccccgccgcggtcgccatcggcgcggtgggAGCCGCCACGACCCCGATCGGCCAGAGGATCGCCAAGGGGGTGAGCGGAAAGACGCTCAGGGTCTGGTGCGgggtcgcgctcctcgcgtgCGCCCCCACCGCGTTCatgaagaaggagaagcacGAGTCCACCCAGGACGCGGATCACATCCCGGGGGACatcgcggagacgcgcgcggggggcgccgccgcgctcgcgctcgccggaaaggcggacgagctcgtcgccaagGGGGGCATCCTCTCGTACCTCAAATCCAGATctgcggcgatggcgcccgcggcggcgaccgcggcgacgcccgacgAGAAGAAGCAGCCCACCGTGCCGTCAGTGGACGAGAGTTCTGCGGGTGAGACCCCAGCTCACAGCGGCAGCGCCATCGAGAACACGAAGATGCAGTTCCGGGAACgactggacgccgccgggggcgatTACTGGCAAGCCCTCCTGAACGAGAAGGATAACCTGATACTCGGGATCGCGGTGGGGTTGCTGCAGGGCACGGTGGgtatcggcggcggggtgctGGTGACGACGTACAtgagcgtcgcgaccgacATGGAGGTTCACAGGatctgcgccaccgcgttgaTGGCCACGCTGGTGACCAACACCGCGGTGTGCACGCATCACTTCGTCAACGGCAACGTGAGGCTGAgagtcgcggcggtgctcggcgcgtcggcgatggcggcgagttACGTCACGGCTAAGAACGTGAGCCTCGCGGTGCCGGAGCCGGTCATCAGGGGGTTCATCGCTGCGGCGCTGGTGGCGTCCGGCGTGAGCATGTTCCGCTGA
- a CDS encoding cyclin B like protein (This model contains Cyclin, C-terminal domain. Cyclins regulate cyclin dependent kinases (CDKs).), whose amino-acid sequence MVSTRTRSAAAEARKKPALHDITNDGKGGAKRKSAGGQIAEAGPQTVAKEEVPVAARTRSTRKKDSAVAGRADIIAKFAAGQKGDVPAEALEAKFERAANGNATGKKRKPLEHIQHEAPKRKEKRLTRATSRKDAEADLGARLDPRNRRGRGRGGGRVSVLRRRRQTPQREAHRASAVRHQWPALQHQDASGPRGLDVAAAQHPGAGRRDPAPRDTIPRHLPESQRCAPAPPAPREPAQPRITEVSSPSAHEFADAAEVVTFTRSQLLLAEKALLRELGYFLYHPTSSSFAGAYLARLMPGLRKEGLMEPRAREHRFLADGWNTNPCEDVSEIVDYLLEASTIAHGSLQFSPSAVAAAAVSYTLEKIWGVRWDSMRELHKMSGYTKHDLAKVYAFFDRLISDAYDSEELGRGLHINDKHQNATSILWRKAFFTIEGLDEGSRREWAIREGGRDRRPGEGRSVDGSFCLRMDARGGWRARGWDAARREPRAGAGMIGISDGEIETRAVSTTPEKQTTHLRGAPA is encoded by the exons GCGGAGGCCAGGAAAAAGCCGGCCCTGCATGACATCACCAACGACGGCAAGGGAGGCGCGAAGAGGAAGAGCGCGGGCGGTCagatcgccgaggcgggTCCTCAGACTGTCGCTAAAGAAGAggtgcccgtcgcggcgcgcacgcgatcgACCAGGAAGAAGGactccgcggtcgccggacgcgcggacATCATCGCGAAGTTTGCCGCTGGGCAGAAGGGCGATGTTCCCGctgaggcgctcgaggcgaagttcgaacgcgccgcgaaTGGAAATGCGACCGGGAAGAAGCGCAAGCCGCTGGAACACATCCAGCATGAGGCACCGAAGCGTAAGGAAAAGCGcttgacgcgcgcgacgagtcGCAAGGACGCAG AGGCTGATCTCGGAGCGAG GCTTGATCCTCGCaaccggcggggacgtgggcgcggcggaggacgtgTATCCGttctccgtcgacggcggcagACGCCTCAACGAGAAGCGCATCGAGCTTCAGCCGTACGTCACCAATGGCCAGCTCTTCAG CATCAAGATGCGTCAGGACCTCGTGGACTGGATGTCGCAGCAGCACAGCACCCTGGAGCTGGTCGACGAGACCCTGCACCTCGCGATACGATACCTCGACACCTTCCTGAATCGCAGAGGTGCgcacccgccccgcccgccccgcgcgaacccgcccaACCCCGA ATCACCGAGGTgtcctccccgtccgcgcacgagttcgccgacgccgcggaggttgtcACGTTCACGCGCTCCCAGCTCCTgctcgccgagaaggctTTACTCCGCGAGCTGGGCTACTTTCTGTATCACCCGACGTCTTCCTCGTTTGCGGGCGCCTACCTGGCGCGACTCATGCCGGGACTCCGAAAGGAGGGCCTGATGGAACCCCGCGCTCGGGAGCATcgcttcctcgccgacggctgGAACACCAACCCGTGCGAGGACGTCTCGGAGATTGTCGATTACCTCCTGGAGGCTTCGACGATTGCGCACGGATCGCTTCAGTTTTCGcccagcgccgtcgcggcggctgcggtgAGCTACACGTTGGAGAAGATCTGGGGCGTGCGATGGGATTCCATGCGGGAGCTGCACAAGATGAGCGGGTACACCAAGCACGATCTCGCCAAGGTGTACGCCTTCTTCGATCGACTCATCTCCGACGCGTACGATAGCGAGGAGCTGGGGCGGGGATTGCACATCAACGACAAGCATCAAAACGCGACTTCGATTCTCTGGCGCAAAGCTTTCTTCACCATCGAGGGTCTCGACGAGGGTTC GAGACGGGAGTGGGCGATTCGAgagggcgggcgcgatcgccgaccTGGAGAGGGGAGAAGCGTCGATGGGAGCTTTTGTTTACGAAtggacgcgcgaggaggatggAGGGCCCGCGGGTgggacgcggcgagacgagagccgcgggcgggagCGGGGATGATTGGGATATCGGACGGGGAAATCGAAACGCGGGCTgtgtcgacgacgcccgagAAACAAACCACGCACCTGCGAGGTGCACCGGCTTAG